The following are encoded together in the Parabacteroides chongii genome:
- a CDS encoding fumarate hydratase translates to MATPPFKYQAPFPLGPDTTEYYLLTKDYVSVSEFEGQPMLKIAKEGLTAMANAAFRDVAFMLRPEHNEQVAKILSDPEASDNDKFVALTFLRNAEVSAKGQLPFCQDTGTAIIHGEKGQHVWTGYCDEEALSLGVYKTYTEENLRYSQNAPLNMYDEVNTKCNLPAQIDIEATEGMEYKFLCVAKGGGSANKTYLFQETKAILNPATLVPFLVEKMKTLGTAACPPYHIAFVIGGTSAEKNLLTVKLASTHYYDNLPTSGNEGGQAFRDIELEKQVLEAAHNIGLGAQFGGKYYAHDVRIVRLPRHGASCPVGMGVSCSADRNIKCKINKDGIWIEKMDSNPGRLIPEELRKAGEGNAVKINLNQPMADILKELTKYPVSTRLSLSGTIVVGRDIAHAKLKERIDKGEGLPQYIKDHPIYYAGPAKTPAGMASGSFGPTTAGRMDSYVDLFQDNGGSMIMIAKGNRSQQVTDACQKHGGFYLGSIGGPAAILAQESIKKVECLEYPELGMEAIWKIEVEDFPAFILVDDKGNDFFKQLKPRCSCSK, encoded by the coding sequence ATGGCAACACCTCCTTTCAAGTATCAGGCACCGTTCCCACTCGGACCGGATACAACAGAGTATTATCTGCTTACAAAAGATTATGTATCGGTATCCGAATTTGAAGGACAGCCGATGCTGAAAATTGCAAAAGAAGGACTTACAGCGATGGCTAACGCTGCTTTCCGTGATGTGGCTTTCATGCTTCGTCCCGAGCACAACGAACAGGTAGCTAAGATCCTGAGCGATCCGGAAGCCAGCGACAACGATAAGTTCGTGGCATTGACTTTCCTGCGTAATGCGGAAGTATCTGCAAAAGGACAGCTTCCTTTCTGCCAGGATACCGGTACGGCTATTATCCACGGTGAAAAAGGCCAGCATGTATGGACTGGATATTGTGATGAAGAAGCGCTTTCTTTAGGTGTTTACAAAACTTATACGGAAGAAAACCTGCGTTATTCACAGAATGCTCCTTTAAATATGTACGACGAGGTAAATACGAAATGTAACTTACCTGCACAGATCGACATCGAAGCTACTGAAGGTATGGAATATAAATTCCTCTGTGTAGCTAAAGGCGGTGGTTCTGCCAACAAGACTTATCTGTTCCAGGAAACAAAAGCGATCCTGAACCCGGCTACCCTGGTTCCGTTCCTGGTAGAAAAAATGAAGACATTGGGTACGGCTGCTTGCCCTCCTTATCATATTGCGTTCGTTATCGGTGGTACTTCTGCTGAAAAGAACCTGTTGACAGTGAAGCTGGCTTCTACTCATTATTACGACAACTTGCCTACAAGCGGTAACGAAGGCGGACAGGCTTTCCGTGATATCGAATTGGAAAAACAGGTACTGGAAGCCGCTCACAACATCGGTTTGGGTGCCCAGTTCGGCGGTAAGTATTATGCGCACGACGTTCGTATCGTTCGTCTACCCCGCCACGGTGCTTCTTGCCCGGTAGGTATGGGTGTTTCCTGTTCTGCCGACCGTAACATCAAATGTAAGATCAATAAAGACGGTATCTGGATCGAAAAGATGGATTCAAATCCTGGCCGTCTGATCCCAGAGGAATTGCGTAAGGCCGGTGAAGGTAATGCTGTAAAGATCAATTTGAACCAGCCGATGGCTGATATCCTGAAAGAACTGACTAAATATCCGGTATCGACTCGCCTTTCTCTGAGCGGAACGATCGTGGTAGGTCGCGACATTGCGCACGCTAAACTGAAAGAACGTATTGATAAAGGGGAAGGTCTGCCTCAATACATCAAAGATCATCCTATTTATTATGCAGGTCCTGCCAAGACTCCGGCTGGAATGGCTTCCGGTTCTTTCGGCCCGACAACTGCCGGTCGTATGGACTCGTATGTCGACCTGTTCCAGGACAATGGCGGTAGCATGATCATGATTGCCAAGGGTAACCGTAGCCAGCAGGTTACAGATGCCTGTCAGAAGCATGGTGGTTTCTACCTCGGTAGTATCGGTGGTCCGGCTGCTATCCTTGCACAGGAAAGCATCAAGAAGGTAGAATGTCTGGAATATCCTGAACTGGGAATGGAAGCAATCTGGAAGATCGAAGTAGAAGACTTCCCTGCATTTATTCTGGTTGACGATAAAGGCAATGATTTCTTCAAACAGCTGAAGCCACGTTGCTCTTGCAGTAAATAA
- the pnp gene encoding polyribonucleotide nucleotidyltransferase, giving the protein MLNPINKTIELADGRTITIETGKLAKQADGAVTVRMGNTVLLATVCAAKDANPGVDFMPLQVEYKEKYSAFGRFPGGFTKREGKASDYEILTSRLVDRALRPLFPDNYHAEVYVNVILFSADGEDMPDALAGLAASAALAVSDIPFNGPISEVRVARVDGKFIINPTFSELEKADIDMMVAATIDNIMMVEGEMAEVQESEMLEAIKVAHEAIKAQCQAQLELSEACGKLVKREYCHEENDEELRKDVHDKCFAKAYAVATSGTDKHQRFDAFQAIVEEYKANFSEEELEAKAEMIGRYYHDVEKEAMRRAILDEGKRLDGRKTTEIRPIWIETDYLPGPHGSAVFTRGETQSLTTVTLGTKADEKMIDDVLNHSKERFLLHYNFPPFSTGEAKASRGVGRREVGHGNLAHRALKRMIPDNYPYVVRVISDILESNGSSSMATVCAGTLALRDAGVPMKKPVSGIAMGLISENKGQNYAILSDILGDEDHLGDMDFKVTGTADGITATQMDIKVDGLSYEILENALAQAREGRMHILGKIMEAQPETRAELKPHAPRIESMTIGKEFIGAVIGPGGKIIQGIQEKTGAVITIEEVDGFGKIEISGTNKDTIDAAIRAIKGIVAVPEIGEVYEGKISSIMPYGAFVEFMPGKDGLLHISEIDWARLETVEQAGLKEGDTIQVKLVDIDAKTGKFKLSRKVLLPKPEGYEERPPRPERGPRPERGDRGDRGPRQDRGDRGDRGDRRNDRY; this is encoded by the coding sequence ATGCTTAATCCAATTAACAAGACGATCGAGTTGGCTGATGGAAGAACCATCACCATCGAGACCGGGAAGTTGGCAAAACAGGCGGACGGTGCGGTTACCGTTCGTATGGGCAACACAGTGTTGCTGGCTACTGTTTGTGCCGCTAAAGATGCAAATCCCGGTGTTGACTTCATGCCGCTGCAAGTTGAATACAAAGAAAAGTACTCCGCATTTGGCCGTTTTCCCGGAGGTTTTACAAAAAGAGAAGGAAAGGCTTCGGATTACGAAATCCTGACATCGCGCCTCGTAGACCGCGCGTTGCGTCCGTTATTCCCGGACAATTACCACGCAGAAGTATATGTAAACGTTATATTATTCTCTGCTGACGGCGAAGATATGCCGGATGCTCTGGCTGGTTTAGCAGCATCTGCTGCTTTGGCAGTATCCGATATACCTTTCAACGGACCGATTTCTGAAGTTCGCGTAGCACGTGTCGACGGTAAATTTATCATCAACCCGACATTCTCTGAATTGGAAAAAGCTGATATCGACATGATGGTTGCTGCTACTATCGACAACATCATGATGGTGGAAGGTGAAATGGCAGAAGTTCAGGAATCTGAAATGCTGGAAGCAATCAAAGTGGCTCACGAAGCTATCAAAGCACAGTGCCAGGCTCAGCTTGAACTGTCGGAAGCTTGCGGCAAACTCGTTAAACGCGAATACTGCCACGAAGAAAATGACGAAGAACTGCGCAAAGATGTACATGATAAATGTTTCGCAAAAGCATATGCTGTTGCTACATCCGGTACGGACAAACACCAGCGCTTCGATGCTTTCCAGGCAATCGTAGAAGAATATAAAGCTAACTTCTCTGAAGAAGAGCTGGAAGCCAAGGCTGAAATGATCGGCCGTTACTACCACGATGTAGAAAAAGAGGCCATGCGCCGTGCTATCCTCGACGAAGGAAAGCGTCTGGACGGTCGTAAGACAACAGAAATTCGTCCGATTTGGATCGAAACGGATTATCTTCCGGGACCTCACGGATCTGCAGTCTTCACACGTGGTGAAACTCAGTCGTTGACAACTGTTACACTCGGTACCAAAGCCGACGAGAAAATGATTGACGACGTACTGAACCACAGCAAGGAACGTTTCTTATTACATTATAATTTCCCTCCGTTCTCTACCGGTGAAGCAAAAGCATCACGTGGTGTAGGACGTCGCGAAGTAGGTCATGGTAACCTGGCTCACCGTGCTTTGAAGCGCATGATCCCGGATAATTATCCTTACGTTGTACGCGTAATCTCCGATATCCTCGAATCAAACGGTTCTTCTTCTATGGCAACTGTTTGCGCCGGTACACTGGCATTGAGAGATGCCGGCGTTCCGATGAAGAAACCGGTATCAGGCATCGCAATGGGGCTTATCTCTGAGAACAAAGGTCAAAACTACGCTATCCTGTCGGATATCCTGGGAGACGAAGACCACCTGGGAGATATGGACTTCAAAGTAACAGGTACAGCAGACGGTATCACTGCCACTCAGATGGACATCAAGGTTGACGGTTTGTCATACGAAATCCTTGAAAACGCACTGGCTCAGGCAAGAGAAGGCCGTATGCACATCTTAGGAAAGATCATGGAAGCTCAGCCGGAGACACGTGCTGAACTGAAACCGCATGCTCCGCGCATCGAATCGATGACGATCGGCAAAGAGTTCATCGGCGCAGTGATCGGCCCGGGTGGAAAGATTATCCAGGGTATCCAGGAAAAGACAGGTGCTGTTATCACAATCGAAGAAGTGGACGGTTTTGGTAAGATCGAAATCTCCGGAACAAACAAAGATACGATCGATGCTGCTATCAGAGCGATCAAGGGTATCGTTGCCGTTCCTGAAATCGGCGAAGTATATGAAGGAAAGATCTCTTCTATCATGCCTTACGGTGCATTCGTTGAATTTATGCCGGGCAAAGACGGTTTGCTGCACATCTCTGAAATCGACTGGGCTCGTCTGGAAACAGTTGAACAGGCTGGTTTGAAAGAAGGTGATACTATTCAGGTGAAACTGGTAGACATCGATGCAAAGACCGGTAAGTTCAAACTTTCACGCAAGGTATTGCTGCCGAAACCGGAAGGTTACGAAGAACGTCCGCCGAGACCCGAAAGAGGTCCGAGACCGGAACGTGGTGATCGCGGAGACCGTGGTCCTCGTCAGGATCGTGGTGACCGTGGAGATCGCGGAGACCGTCGTAACGATCGTTATTAA